From Caldicellulosiruptor hydrothermalis 108, a single genomic window includes:
- the thrB gene encoding homoserine kinase yields the protein MISVKVPASSANLGAGFDCMGVALKLYNIIEVEEIEKGLIITSSPDDPSIAKDENNLVFRAMKTVFDEVGWYPRGLRINLINEIPLTRGLGSSAACISGGIYAANLLCGGKLSEEEMIYLAAKMEGHPDNSTPAMIGGLVFAVLEDKKVNYIKFVVPARLKFAVFIPDFQLSTEYARNILPKYIEFKDAVFNIGRATLFASAITTGNYELLPAATQDRLHQPYRKKLIPDFDKIVNLSLEAGAKGAFLSGAGPSIIALVDENYEIFEQNVKNALASMELAANWDFMILEADNSGATVFSVQSTSLKR from the coding sequence ATGATTTCTGTAAAGGTTCCGGCATCGTCGGCAAACCTTGGTGCCGGATTTGACTGTATGGGTGTTGCTCTTAAGCTTTACAACATCATTGAAGTTGAAGAGATTGAAAAAGGACTTATAATTACTTCATCACCGGATGACCCATCAATTGCAAAGGATGAAAACAACCTTGTGTTCAGAGCTATGAAGACAGTGTTTGATGAAGTTGGTTGGTATCCCAGAGGGCTTAGGATAAACCTTATAAACGAAATTCCTCTCACGCGTGGGCTTGGTTCTTCTGCTGCTTGTATCTCAGGTGGAATTTATGCTGCAAATTTACTGTGCGGCGGAAAACTTTCTGAAGAAGAGATGATTTATTTGGCTGCAAAGATGGAGGGGCATCCGGACAACTCAACACCAGCAATGATTGGTGGACTTGTGTTTGCAGTACTGGAAGATAAAAAGGTAAACTATATCAAGTTTGTTGTGCCAGCAAGACTCAAGTTTGCAGTGTTTATTCCTGATTTTCAGCTATCAACAGAATATGCAAGAAATATTCTGCCAAAATACATTGAGTTCAAAGATGCCGTGTTTAACATTGGCAGAGCAACGCTTTTTGCAAGTGCAATCACAACAGGAAACTATGAGCTTTTACCGGCTGCAACACAGGATAGGCTTCACCAGCCGTACAGAAAAAAGCTCATTCCTGACTTTGATAAAATTGTTAACCTGTCTTTAGAAGCTGGCGCAAAAGGAGCGTTTTTGTCCGGGGCAGGGCCTTCTATAATTGCTCTTGTTGATGAGAATTATGAAATCTTTGAACAGAACGTCAAAAATGCACTTGCCAGCATGGAGCTTGCGGCTAACTGGGACTTTATGATTTTGGAAGCTGACAATAGCGGTGCAACAGTTTTTTCTGTTCAGAGCACAAGTTTAAAAAGATAA
- a CDS encoding homoserine dehydrogenase, which produces MAKVAIMGFGVVGSGVWEVLTKNASSIAKRAGEEISVKYILDIRDFPDHPAKDLIIKDFDIILNDPEVSIVVETIGGLEPAYTYTKKLLLNGKHVVTSNKELVARHGPELLKIAKENNINYFFEASVGGGIPIIRPLQNCLAGNQITEIAGILNGTTNYILTQMKKYSLSFEDALKEAQEKGYAERNPSNDIEGHDACRKIAILSSIAYSHYVNYESIYTEGISKITKEDMEYAEELGCTIKLIAMSKKIDDKKVVARVSPLMISYKSPFANVDDVFNAILVKGDAIGDVMFYGQGAGKLPTASAVVGDIIDIVKHIDKSYVYTWAISGDIEVVDIGNTSCRFFVRVKYKDYSKAKDAVSLIFNDCMIVNTHKPIGSSEFAFVTHEMKESEFKEKISQLEKIPVVEKILSIVRYDENI; this is translated from the coding sequence GTGGCAAAGGTTGCAATAATGGGATTTGGCGTTGTTGGTTCAGGTGTATGGGAAGTTTTGACAAAAAATGCATCATCAATTGCAAAAAGAGCAGGGGAAGAAATATCGGTAAAATACATTCTTGACATTCGCGATTTTCCTGACCATCCCGCAAAAGATTTGATAATAAAAGATTTTGATATTATATTGAACGACCCCGAAGTTTCAATTGTTGTTGAGACAATAGGCGGGCTTGAACCTGCATACACTTATACAAAAAAGCTTCTTTTAAACGGGAAACACGTTGTAACATCCAACAAGGAACTTGTTGCAAGGCACGGTCCTGAACTTTTAAAGATTGCAAAGGAAAACAATATAAACTACTTTTTTGAAGCAAGTGTTGGTGGCGGAATACCCATTATAAGACCTCTTCAAAACTGCTTGGCAGGAAATCAAATTACAGAGATTGCAGGAATTTTAAATGGTACAACAAACTATATTCTCACTCAGATGAAAAAGTATTCACTTTCGTTTGAAGATGCTCTAAAAGAAGCTCAGGAAAAAGGATACGCAGAAAGAAACCCAAGCAATGATATAGAGGGTCATGACGCATGTAGAAAGATTGCAATTCTCTCATCTATTGCATACTCTCATTATGTAAACTATGAAAGCATTTATACAGAAGGGATATCCAAGATAACAAAAGAGGACATGGAGTATGCTGAAGAGCTTGGCTGCACAATAAAGCTCATTGCAATGAGCAAAAAGATTGACGACAAAAAAGTAGTTGCAAGAGTTTCGCCCCTTATGATATCTTACAAAAGCCCGTTTGCAAATGTGGATGATGTGTTCAATGCAATTTTAGTAAAAGGCGATGCAATTGGTGATGTAATGTTCTATGGCCAAGGTGCTGGAAAGCTTCCAACAGCGAGTGCTGTTGTTGGCGACATCATAGACATTGTAAAACATATTGACAAGTCTTATGTCTACACATGGGCAATATCTGGTGATATTGAAGTTGTTGACATTGGAAATACATCCTGCAGGTTCTTTGTAAGAGTGAAATACAAAGACTACTCAAAAGCAAAAGACGCTGTATCTCTCATCTTCAATGACTGCATGATAGTAAATACACACAAACCGATAGGCTCAAGCGAATTTGCGTTTGTGACCCATGAGATGAAAGAAAGTGAGTTCAAAGAAAAGATTTCTCAGCTTGAAAAGATTCCTGTTGTGGAAAAGATCTTGTCTATTGTTAGATATGATGAAAATATATAA
- a CDS encoding ACT domain-containing protein: MLKKDATYYIVEESVLPEVFLKVVKAKELLEKGEVKAVNEAVKMVGISRSAFYKYKDCIFPFFESSRGKIITLALVLKDIPGILSKILNIISETNANILTINQNIPLGGIATVSISIRTSGMTKSVKDLILEIEKVDGVKKIEILGREEY, from the coding sequence ATGCTAAAGAAAGACGCCACGTACTATATAGTTGAAGAAAGTGTTCTGCCAGAAGTCTTTTTGAAAGTTGTCAAGGCAAAAGAGCTATTAGAAAAGGGTGAAGTGAAAGCTGTAAACGAAGCTGTAAAGATGGTGGGTATTTCAAGAAGTGCTTTTTACAAATACAAAGACTGTATATTCCCCTTTTTTGAAAGTTCCCGTGGCAAGATTATAACTCTTGCTCTTGTTTTAAAAGACATCCCTGGAATTTTGTCGAAGATACTAAACATTATTTCTGAGACAAATGCAAACATTCTTACAATCAATCAAAACATTCCTCTTGGCGGGATTGCAACTGTCTCAATTTCTATCAGAACATCAGGGATGACAAAGTCTGTTAAAGATTTGATCCTTGAGATTGAAAAGGTTGATGGTGTTAAAAAAATTGAGATTTTGGGAAGAGAAGAGTATTAA
- a CDS encoding CLC_0170 family protein encodes MIKLSDIITKYSILMFLLSGILIFLLDVKELKSKNLQREMRLAKITGILLVCIGVFMYIIKLFI; translated from the coding sequence ATGATAAAACTTTCGGATATCATAACAAAATACAGTATACTGATGTTTCTTCTGAGTGGCATTTTGATATTTTTACTTGACGTAAAGGAACTAAAATCTAAAAACTTGCAAAGAGAAATGAGACTTGCAAAGATAACTGGAATTTTGCTTGTGTGTATTGGGGTTTTCATGTATATTATAAAACTTTTTATATGA
- a CDS encoding spore germination protein, translating to MGFIEIIKRRRERKRSYQQKETKTFVEAQDKIFPSIDENIKYVKELLVDNDDIVIREFFAGNVKCATIFVDGLVNREIIDRDVIKHLMVEIQLFKEEISQKDAYNKILNTLLATSDIKEVTSFKDAILDLLCGETLLFVDGSDRIIRVSTRSFPNRGIQQPVSENAVRGPRDSFNEVVRFSTALIRRRVRDTRLRIKNIKLGRRSQTDIYLVYIDDIVDRDVLNEVKQRLSKIDIDAVIEAGMIEQLIEDDIFCLFPTIQHTERVDTAVAAIYEGRVVILCDNTNTALIVPATLMTLIQHAEDYYERWHIATVIRILRVIAALIAMTLQGFYISISSFTPSMIPPDLGLFIAATREGVPIPVFVEALFLEFMLELLREAGLRLPGPIGQTIGIVGGLIIGQAAVQAGIISPIMVILVATTAIASFAIPAYNFSISMRLLKFIYIIVCAALGLYGFILLSLIILSNLVKLKSFGVPILSPFVSFEIMDYKDTVVRLPTRYLWARPIFASTYQKIRMMYERNTLPSSAGESK from the coding sequence ATGGGTTTTATTGAAATAATAAAACGCAGGAGAGAAAGGAAAAGAAGTTATCAGCAGAAAGAGACAAAAACATTTGTTGAAGCCCAGGATAAAATCTTTCCATCTATTGATGAGAACATCAAGTACGTAAAAGAACTGCTTGTTGACAACGATGACATTGTAATTAGAGAATTTTTTGCGGGCAATGTAAAATGTGCAACCATCTTTGTCGACGGGCTTGTAAACAGAGAAATAATTGACAGGGATGTAATAAAACATCTTATGGTAGAGATACAGCTTTTTAAAGAGGAGATTTCTCAAAAAGATGCGTATAACAAAATTCTAAATACTCTTCTTGCAACATCTGATATAAAAGAGGTTACAAGCTTTAAAGATGCTATTTTAGATCTTCTCTGTGGAGAGACACTTCTTTTTGTTGATGGGTCTGACAGGATAATAAGAGTTTCTACAAGAAGCTTTCCCAACAGAGGTATTCAACAGCCAGTCTCAGAGAATGCTGTAAGAGGTCCGCGCGACAGTTTCAATGAAGTTGTGAGGTTTTCAACAGCACTTATTCGAAGAAGGGTAAGGGACACAAGGCTTAGGATAAAGAACATAAAATTAGGCAGGCGTTCCCAGACAGATATATATCTTGTGTATATCGACGACATTGTGGACAGAGATGTTTTAAATGAGGTAAAACAGAGACTTTCCAAAATAGACATTGATGCTGTCATAGAAGCTGGAATGATAGAACAGCTAATTGAAGATGATATCTTTTGTCTATTTCCAACCATCCAGCACACAGAGAGGGTTGATACAGCAGTTGCCGCAATCTATGAAGGAAGAGTTGTGATTCTCTGTGACAATACAAACACAGCTTTGATTGTTCCGGCAACTCTTATGACACTCATCCAACACGCAGAGGACTATTATGAAAGATGGCACATTGCAACGGTGATAAGAATCCTGAGGGTAATTGCAGCATTAATTGCTATGACGCTTCAGGGATTTTATATCTCTATATCATCATTTACACCCAGCATGATCCCGCCTGACTTAGGGCTTTTTATCGCAGCAACAAGAGAAGGTGTGCCAATTCCAGTGTTTGTTGAAGCACTGTTTTTGGAGTTTATGCTTGAGCTTTTAAGAGAGGCTGGTTTGAGACTTCCAGGTCCAATCGGTCAGACAATTGGGATTGTTGGTGGTCTTATAATCGGACAAGCTGCTGTTCAGGCGGGAATAATCTCACCTATAATGGTCATACTTGTTGCAACAACCGCAATTGCTTCATTTGCCATCCCTGCTTACAACTTTTCTATATCAATGAGGCTTTTAAAATTTATCTATATTATTGTCTGTGCAGCTTTGGGGCTTTATGGGTTTATTTTGCTAAGTCTTATTATTCTTAGCAATCTTGTAAAACTCAAAAGTTTTGGCGTGCCAATTTTATCACCTTTTGTTTCATTTGAGATAATGGACTACAAAGATACTGTTGTAAGGCTTCCGACAAGGTACCTGTGGGCACGACCAATATTTGCATCAACTTACCAGAAAATAAGAATGATGTATGAAAGAAACACTCTTCCAAGTTCGGCAGGTGAGAGCAAGTGA
- a CDS encoding GerAB/ArcD/ProY family transporter has translation MIINDNDKISSFQCFVLFVSVMIGIGIMFMPASVAKTAEQNGWLAVLLGGILSFAVFLLIFKIIMSNPDITFIELLNDAFGKILGIFFSLIYVLYFIIFSAFETRLIAETAKEFLFNLTPNEVLIITFLLTCAYISRYGIEVIARICEILMPGIVVIIVVLSFFVYQRLDFSNLLPILNIPFLKLIQGIGTTIFSFLGFEAFLFFMPYIRRKDKLIKSAFFGFLVTVLLYEVIIIFATADFGAKEMQTMIWPTLNLFRDVTVLEVVIERPESIIVALWMITTYTTEIIFLMTTGLILARIFNTKEHNFFVFSQLPFIYILSLIPQNISEIQKFMDYFSYFFATFVVLFLPLVTYTVLSIKKKVKKT, from the coding sequence GTGATAATAAACGACAATGATAAAATCTCAAGTTTTCAGTGTTTTGTGTTGTTTGTTTCTGTAATGATAGGAATAGGAATAATGTTCATGCCTGCATCTGTTGCAAAAACTGCTGAGCAAAACGGGTGGCTTGCGGTGCTGCTTGGTGGGATACTATCTTTTGCAGTATTTCTTTTAATATTTAAAATTATAATGTCAAATCCAGATATCACTTTCATTGAACTTTTGAATGATGCGTTTGGCAAGATTTTAGGTATTTTCTTTTCGCTTATATATGTCCTATACTTTATCATCTTTTCGGCATTTGAAACAAGGCTGATAGCAGAGACTGCAAAGGAGTTTTTGTTCAACCTCACACCAAATGAAGTTTTGATAATTACATTTCTTCTCACATGTGCGTATATCTCCAGATATGGAATTGAGGTTATAGCAAGGATATGTGAGATATTGATGCCAGGAATTGTTGTAATTATTGTAGTTTTAAGTTTTTTTGTGTATCAGCGGCTTGATTTTTCAAACCTTCTTCCCATTTTGAACATTCCTTTTTTAAAACTGATTCAGGGGATTGGGACAACAATATTTAGTTTTCTGGGATTCGAGGCATTCCTGTTTTTCATGCCTTATATAAGAAGAAAAGACAAGCTCATCAAAAGTGCTTTTTTCGGGTTTTTGGTCACAGTTTTGCTCTATGAAGTGATAATAATATTTGCAACAGCTGATTTTGGGGCAAAAGAGATGCAGACAATGATCTGGCCAACCTTGAACCTTTTTAGGGATGTGACAGTTTTGGAGGTTGTCATTGAAAGACCAGAGAGCATAATTGTTGCCCTGTGGATGATAACAACCTATACAACAGAGATTATTTTCTTGATGACAACAGGCTTGATTTTGGCGAGGATTTTCAACACCAAGGAGCACAACTTCTTTGTATTTTCACAGCTTCCTTTCATTTACATTCTTTCTTTGATTCCTCAAAATATATCTGAGATACAGAAGTTTATGGACTATTTTAGCTACTTTTTTGCAACCTTTGTTGTTTTATTTTTGCCGCTTGTCACCTACACTGTCCTTTCTATTAAAAAGAAGGTGAAAAAGACATGA
- a CDS encoding Ger(x)C family spore germination protein yields MKQKRGAVLAILMVFLAFFMSGCWDRVEIEDRGYILALGVDKYDPSDLNKYESSEYIDLDRKTQKFSPEQKKPDIKTDQKGIDPQTKRKVKPPLPSSKNEYKFAVTVLFPNLRTIGKDSKPDEQMRFLFVRPTNNVVGVRNYLEREINKRLYYGYLKVVVLGRDLVEEPGYVREVLDALNRESDIPQNTFLLVSETTARDILNTMPLVQPVTGIHLFEISKNASIYGRVIDTPLSQVVNSFIDSNCAVISRVEPGVETLKVAGAAVFKNFRFVGWLDERQLQIYKLLMGKAKHTFIDDLKYKSTYVPFITTEIQSKKKIKSEKGRLKIVYNLRIEGEVIEFVFKSGYKVLDDPMRKYIQNELNKIIKKRADDLIYLLKYRYNADVLGVGDFISKKRSKDWEKLKKNWDDEFKKIDIEVVPDVKLRRSGTIY; encoded by the coding sequence ATGAAGCAAAAAAGAGGAGCAGTTTTAGCAATTTTAATGGTTTTCCTTGCGTTTTTCATGTCAGGTTGCTGGGACAGGGTTGAGATAGAAGACAGAGGCTATATTCTTGCCCTTGGTGTTGACAAGTATGACCCGAGCGATTTGAACAAGTATGAAAGCAGTGAGTATATTGATCTTGACAGAAAAACTCAGAAATTTTCTCCTGAACAGAAAAAGCCTGATATCAAGACAGACCAGAAAGGGATTGACCCACAGACAAAAAGAAAGGTAAAACCACCTCTTCCAAGCAGCAAAAATGAATACAAGTTTGCAGTGACAGTGCTTTTCCCAAACCTCAGAACCATAGGGAAGGATTCAAAGCCGGACGAGCAGATGAGATTTTTGTTTGTAAGACCCACAAACAACGTGGTTGGTGTCAGAAACTACCTTGAAAGAGAGATAAATAAAAGGCTGTATTATGGGTATTTAAAGGTTGTTGTGCTGGGCAGAGATTTAGTAGAAGAGCCAGGTTATGTAAGAGAGGTTTTGGATGCTCTCAACAGAGAAAGTGATATTCCTCAAAACACATTTTTGCTTGTGTCAGAGACAACAGCGAGAGATATTCTAAACACCATGCCTCTTGTTCAACCTGTGACTGGCATCCACCTTTTTGAGATATCAAAAAATGCATCAATTTATGGAAGAGTAATTGATACACCTTTGAGCCAAGTTGTAAATAGTTTTATAGATTCAAACTGCGCAGTTATATCGAGGGTGGAACCTGGAGTTGAAACCTTGAAAGTAGCTGGTGCTGCTGTGTTTAAGAATTTCAGGTTTGTTGGCTGGCTGGATGAAAGGCAACTTCAAATCTATAAGCTTCTCATGGGCAAGGCAAAACACACATTTATTGACGATTTGAAATACAAGTCCACGTATGTTCCATTTATTACTACAGAGATTCAGAGCAAAAAGAAAATAAAAAGCGAAAAAGGAAGATTAAAAATTGTTTACAATCTTAGGATAGAAGGCGAGGTTATTGAGTTTGTGTTCAAAAGCGGGTACAAAGTTTTGGATGACCCTATGAGAAAGTATATTCAAAATGAGCTAAATAAAATTATAAAGAAAAGAGCAGATGATCTTATTTATCTTTTGAAGTACAGGTACAACGCTGATGTTTTGGGAGTTGGGGATTTTATTTCAAAAAAAAGGTCAAAAGATTGGGAGAAGCTCAAGAAAAACTGGGATGATGAGTTCAAGAAAATAGATATAGAGGTTGTACCAGATGTAAAGCTAAGACGAAGCGGGACAATTTACTGA
- a CDS encoding stage II sporulation protein R — translation MVQKIRFSRAYILAAVLSLLSFVLIYEFLNFKQIDALQKELSASVVRLHVIANSNSKEDQELKLYVRNKLMEFLSQNIDYSKGKLHVLKEIADKKSQIECYLNQALKEKRKSYEVKVVIQRDLFPNRVYSGFLFPSGIYDCVKIFIGDGKGRNWWCVIFPPLCIVDEAKLELPTEAKKELKSSLSKKEYLIATSYGSIDKMPVKLRLKIYEILKTKFYKEAWFKRIFRSI, via the coding sequence ATGGTACAGAAAATTCGATTTTCAAGGGCATACATTTTAGCAGCAGTTTTATCACTTTTGAGTTTTGTTTTGATTTATGAGTTTTTAAATTTCAAGCAGATAGATGCTCTGCAAAAAGAATTGTCTGCCTCAGTTGTAAGGCTTCATGTCATAGCAAATAGTAATTCAAAAGAGGACCAAGAGCTAAAACTTTATGTTAGAAACAAACTTATGGAGTTTCTATCGCAAAACATAGATTATTCAAAAGGAAAGTTGCACGTTTTAAAAGAGATTGCTGACAAAAAATCCCAAATAGAATGTTATCTCAATCAAGCTTTAAAAGAAAAAAGAAAATCCTATGAGGTGAAGGTGGTTATTCAAAGGGATTTGTTTCCAAACAGGGTATACAGCGGGTTTCTTTTTCCCTCAGGTATATATGACTGTGTTAAAATTTTCATAGGCGATGGTAAAGGGAGAAACTGGTGGTGTGTTATATTTCCGCCACTTTGCATAGTGGATGAGGCAAAGCTTGAACTTCCAACTGAGGCAAAGAAAGAGCTCAAAAGTTCACTTTCCAAAAAAGAGTATTTGATTGCAACAAGTTATGGCAGCATAGACAAGATGCCTGTAAAGTTGAGACTCAAGATATATGAGATTTTGAAAACAAAATTTTATAAAGAGGCATGGTTTAAACGTATTTTCAGGAGTATATGA
- a CDS encoding adenine phosphoribosyltransferase — MNLKEKFRHVLNFPKEGIDFIDITTVLQDKDAFKYAIDSLVDLVKDLDFELIVGPESRGFIFGAPVAYVLNKGLVLVRKKGKLPYKTVSVEYELEYGKDVLEMHIDAIKPGQKVVIIDDLLATGGTTLSNIKLVEKLGGEVVGIAYLVELTYLNGRENLKGYDVRSVVQFESSLI, encoded by the coding sequence ATGAACCTGAAAGAGAAATTCAGACATGTTTTGAACTTTCCCAAAGAGGGTATAGATTTTATTGATATAACAACAGTTTTGCAGGACAAGGACGCGTTCAAATACGCTATAGACTCTCTGGTAGATTTGGTTAAAGACCTTGACTTTGAACTTATTGTTGGACCTGAATCAAGAGGGTTTATATTTGGTGCGCCTGTTGCGTATGTGCTGAACAAAGGTCTTGTTCTTGTCAGAAAGAAAGGTAAGCTTCCTTACAAGACAGTCTCTGTTGAATACGAGCTTGAATACGGAAAAGATGTGCTTGAGATGCACATTGATGCTATAAAACCTGGTCAGAAGGTTGTGATAATAGACGACCTTTTGGCAACAGGGGGTACAACACTTTCAAACATAAAGCTTGTTGAGAAACTTGGTGGTGAGGTTGTGGGTATTGCATACCTTGTTGAACTCACATACCTCAACGGAAGAGAGAATTTAAAAGGATACGATGTCAGGTCTGTTGTACAGTTTGAATCTTCTTTGATATAA